The Rhinopithecus roxellana isolate Shanxi Qingling chromosome 13, ASM756505v1, whole genome shotgun sequence genome contains a region encoding:
- the SLC2A10 gene encoding solute carrier family 2, facilitated glucose transporter member 10 isoform X1, with amino-acid sequence MKAYSMCWKQMCWQGRPPPLLPLCASVSLLGGLTFGYELAVISGALLPLQLDFGLSCLEQEFLVGSLLLGALLASLVGGFLIDCYGRKQAIFGSNLVLLAGSLTLGLAGSLTWLVLGRSVVGFAISLSSMACCIYVSELVGPRQRGVLVSLYEAGITVGILLSYALNYALADTPWGWRHMFGWATAPALLQSLSLLFLPAGADETAANKDLIPLQGGEAPKLGLGRPRYSFLDLFRARDNMRGRTTVGLGLVLFQQLTGQPNVLCYASTIFGSVGFHGGSSAVLASVGLGAVKVAATLTAMGLVDRAGRRALLLAGCAFMALSVSGIGLVSFAVPMDSGPSCLAVPNATGQTGLPGDSGLLRDSSLPPMPRNNEDQREPILSTVKKTKSYPRSGDPSAPPQPALSSALPGPPLPTQGHALLRWTALLCLMVFVSAFSFGFGPVTWLVLSEIYPVEIRGRAFAFCNSFNWAANLFISLSFLDLIGTIGLSWTFLLYGLTAVLGLGFIYLFVPETKGQSLAEIDQQFQKRRFAPSFGHRQNSTGIQYSRIEVSAAS; translated from the exons gcCGCCCCCCACCTCTACTGCCCTTGTGTGCCTCTGTGTCTTTGCTGGGTGGCCTGACCTTTGGTTATGAACTGGCAGTCATATCAGGTGCCCTGCTGCCACTGCAGCTTGACTTTGGGCTAAGCTGCTTGGAGCAGGAGTTCCTGGTGGGCAGCCTGCTTCTGGGAGCTCTCCTTGCCTCCCTGGTTGGTGGCTTCCTCATTGACTGCTATGGCAGGAAGCAAGCCATCTTCGGGAGCAACTTGGTGCTGCTGGCAGGCAGCCTGACCCTGGGCCTGGCTGGTTCCCTGACCTGGCTGGTCCTGGGCCGCTCTGTGGTTGGCTTCGCCATTTCCCTCTCCTCCATGGCCTGCTGTATCTATGTGTCAGAGCTCGTGGGGCCACGGCAGCGGGGAGTGCTGGTGTCCCTCTATGAGGCAGGAATCACCGTGGGCATCCTGCTCTCCTATGCCCTCAACTATGCACTGGCTGATACCCCCTGGGGATGGAGGCACATGTTCGGCTGGGCCACCGCACCTGCTCTCCTGCAGTCCctcagcctcctcttcctccctgctgGTGCAGATGAGACTGCAGCAAACAAGGACCTCATCCCACTCCAGGGAGGTGAGGCCCCCAAGCTGGGCCTGGGGAGGCCACGGTACTCCTTTCTGGACCTCTTCAGGGCACGAGATAACATGCGAGGCCGGACCACAGTGGGCCTGGGGCTGGTGCTCTTCCAGCAACTAACAGGGCAGCCCAACGTGCTGTGCTATGCCTCCACCATCTTCGGCTCCGTCGGCTTCCATGGGGGATCCTCAGCTGTGCTGGCCTCTGTGGGGCTTGGCGCAGTGAAGGTGGCAGCTACCCTGACCGCCATGGGGCTGGTGGACCGTGCAGGCCGCAGGGCTCTATTGCTAGCTGGCTGTGCCTTCATGGCCCTGTCCGTCAGCGGCATAGGCCTCGTCAGCTTTGCCGTGCCCATGGACTCAGGCCCAAGCTGCCTGGCTGTGCCCAATGCCACTGGGCAGACGGGCCTCCCTGGAGACTCTGGCCTGCTGAGGGACTCCTCTCTACCTCCCATGCCAAGGAACAATGAGGACCAAAGGGAGCCAATCTTGTCCACTGTTAAGAAAACCAAGTCCTATCCCAGATCTGGAGACCCCTCAGCCCCTCCTCAGCCGGCCCTGAGCTCTGCCCTCCCTGGGCCCCCTCTGCCCACCCAGGGACATGCACTGCTGCGCTGGACCGCGCTACTCTGCCTGATGGTCTTTGTCAGCGCCTTTTCCTTTGGGTTTGGGCCAG TGACCTGGCTTGTTCTCAGCGAGATCTACCCTGTGGAGATACGAGGAAGAGCCTTCGCCTTCTGCAACAGCTTCAACTGGGCAGCCAATCTCTTCATCAGCCTCTCCTTCCTTGATCTCATTG GCACCATCGGCTTGTCCTGGACCTTCCTGCTCTATGGACTGACTGCTGTCCTCGGCCTGGGcttcatctatttatttgttcCTGAAACAAAAGGCCAGTCATTGGCAGAGATAGACCAGCAGTTCCAGAAGAGACG GTTTGCCCCGAGCTTTGGCCACAGGCAGAACTCCACTGGCATCCAGTACAGCCGCATTGAGGTCTCTGCAGCCTCCTGA
- the SLC2A10 gene encoding solute carrier family 2, facilitated glucose transporter member 10 isoform X3 — MGRPPPLLPLCASVSLLGGLTFGYELAVISGALLPLQLDFGLSCLEQEFLVGSLLLGALLASLVGGFLIDCYGRKQAIFGSNLVLLAGSLTLGLAGSLTWLVLGRSVVGFAISLSSMACCIYVSELVGPRQRGVLVSLYEAGITVGILLSYALNYALADTPWGWRHMFGWATAPALLQSLSLLFLPAGADETAANKDLIPLQGGEAPKLGLGRPRYSFLDLFRARDNMRGRTTVGLGLVLFQQLTGQPNVLCYASTIFGSVGFHGGSSAVLASVGLGAVKVAATLTAMGLVDRAGRRALLLAGCAFMALSVSGIGLVSFAVPMDSGPSCLAVPNATGQTGLPGDSGLLRDSSLPPMPRNNEDQREPILSTVKKTKSYPRSGDPSAPPQPALSSALPGPPLPTQGHALLRWTALLCLMVFVSAFSFGFGPVTWLVLSEIYPVEIRGRAFAFCNSFNWAANLFISLSFLDLIGTIGLSWTFLLYGLTAVLGLGFIYLFVPETKGQSLAEIDQQFQKRRFAPSFGHRQNSTGIQYSRIEVSAAS, encoded by the exons gcCGCCCCCCACCTCTACTGCCCTTGTGTGCCTCTGTGTCTTTGCTGGGTGGCCTGACCTTTGGTTATGAACTGGCAGTCATATCAGGTGCCCTGCTGCCACTGCAGCTTGACTTTGGGCTAAGCTGCTTGGAGCAGGAGTTCCTGGTGGGCAGCCTGCTTCTGGGAGCTCTCCTTGCCTCCCTGGTTGGTGGCTTCCTCATTGACTGCTATGGCAGGAAGCAAGCCATCTTCGGGAGCAACTTGGTGCTGCTGGCAGGCAGCCTGACCCTGGGCCTGGCTGGTTCCCTGACCTGGCTGGTCCTGGGCCGCTCTGTGGTTGGCTTCGCCATTTCCCTCTCCTCCATGGCCTGCTGTATCTATGTGTCAGAGCTCGTGGGGCCACGGCAGCGGGGAGTGCTGGTGTCCCTCTATGAGGCAGGAATCACCGTGGGCATCCTGCTCTCCTATGCCCTCAACTATGCACTGGCTGATACCCCCTGGGGATGGAGGCACATGTTCGGCTGGGCCACCGCACCTGCTCTCCTGCAGTCCctcagcctcctcttcctccctgctgGTGCAGATGAGACTGCAGCAAACAAGGACCTCATCCCACTCCAGGGAGGTGAGGCCCCCAAGCTGGGCCTGGGGAGGCCACGGTACTCCTTTCTGGACCTCTTCAGGGCACGAGATAACATGCGAGGCCGGACCACAGTGGGCCTGGGGCTGGTGCTCTTCCAGCAACTAACAGGGCAGCCCAACGTGCTGTGCTATGCCTCCACCATCTTCGGCTCCGTCGGCTTCCATGGGGGATCCTCAGCTGTGCTGGCCTCTGTGGGGCTTGGCGCAGTGAAGGTGGCAGCTACCCTGACCGCCATGGGGCTGGTGGACCGTGCAGGCCGCAGGGCTCTATTGCTAGCTGGCTGTGCCTTCATGGCCCTGTCCGTCAGCGGCATAGGCCTCGTCAGCTTTGCCGTGCCCATGGACTCAGGCCCAAGCTGCCTGGCTGTGCCCAATGCCACTGGGCAGACGGGCCTCCCTGGAGACTCTGGCCTGCTGAGGGACTCCTCTCTACCTCCCATGCCAAGGAACAATGAGGACCAAAGGGAGCCAATCTTGTCCACTGTTAAGAAAACCAAGTCCTATCCCAGATCTGGAGACCCCTCAGCCCCTCCTCAGCCGGCCCTGAGCTCTGCCCTCCCTGGGCCCCCTCTGCCCACCCAGGGACATGCACTGCTGCGCTGGACCGCGCTACTCTGCCTGATGGTCTTTGTCAGCGCCTTTTCCTTTGGGTTTGGGCCAG TGACCTGGCTTGTTCTCAGCGAGATCTACCCTGTGGAGATACGAGGAAGAGCCTTCGCCTTCTGCAACAGCTTCAACTGGGCAGCCAATCTCTTCATCAGCCTCTCCTTCCTTGATCTCATTG GCACCATCGGCTTGTCCTGGACCTTCCTGCTCTATGGACTGACTGCTGTCCTCGGCCTGGGcttcatctatttatttgttcCTGAAACAAAAGGCCAGTCATTGGCAGAGATAGACCAGCAGTTCCAGAAGAGACG GTTTGCCCCGAGCTTTGGCCACAGGCAGAACTCCACTGGCATCCAGTACAGCCGCATTGAGGTCTCTGCAGCCTCCTGA
- the SLC2A10 gene encoding solute carrier family 2, facilitated glucose transporter member 10 isoform X2 has product MKAYSRPPPLLPLCASVSLLGGLTFGYELAVISGALLPLQLDFGLSCLEQEFLVGSLLLGALLASLVGGFLIDCYGRKQAIFGSNLVLLAGSLTLGLAGSLTWLVLGRSVVGFAISLSSMACCIYVSELVGPRQRGVLVSLYEAGITVGILLSYALNYALADTPWGWRHMFGWATAPALLQSLSLLFLPAGADETAANKDLIPLQGGEAPKLGLGRPRYSFLDLFRARDNMRGRTTVGLGLVLFQQLTGQPNVLCYASTIFGSVGFHGGSSAVLASVGLGAVKVAATLTAMGLVDRAGRRALLLAGCAFMALSVSGIGLVSFAVPMDSGPSCLAVPNATGQTGLPGDSGLLRDSSLPPMPRNNEDQREPILSTVKKTKSYPRSGDPSAPPQPALSSALPGPPLPTQGHALLRWTALLCLMVFVSAFSFGFGPVTWLVLSEIYPVEIRGRAFAFCNSFNWAANLFISLSFLDLIGTIGLSWTFLLYGLTAVLGLGFIYLFVPETKGQSLAEIDQQFQKRRFAPSFGHRQNSTGIQYSRIEVSAAS; this is encoded by the exons gcCGCCCCCCACCTCTACTGCCCTTGTGTGCCTCTGTGTCTTTGCTGGGTGGCCTGACCTTTGGTTATGAACTGGCAGTCATATCAGGTGCCCTGCTGCCACTGCAGCTTGACTTTGGGCTAAGCTGCTTGGAGCAGGAGTTCCTGGTGGGCAGCCTGCTTCTGGGAGCTCTCCTTGCCTCCCTGGTTGGTGGCTTCCTCATTGACTGCTATGGCAGGAAGCAAGCCATCTTCGGGAGCAACTTGGTGCTGCTGGCAGGCAGCCTGACCCTGGGCCTGGCTGGTTCCCTGACCTGGCTGGTCCTGGGCCGCTCTGTGGTTGGCTTCGCCATTTCCCTCTCCTCCATGGCCTGCTGTATCTATGTGTCAGAGCTCGTGGGGCCACGGCAGCGGGGAGTGCTGGTGTCCCTCTATGAGGCAGGAATCACCGTGGGCATCCTGCTCTCCTATGCCCTCAACTATGCACTGGCTGATACCCCCTGGGGATGGAGGCACATGTTCGGCTGGGCCACCGCACCTGCTCTCCTGCAGTCCctcagcctcctcttcctccctgctgGTGCAGATGAGACTGCAGCAAACAAGGACCTCATCCCACTCCAGGGAGGTGAGGCCCCCAAGCTGGGCCTGGGGAGGCCACGGTACTCCTTTCTGGACCTCTTCAGGGCACGAGATAACATGCGAGGCCGGACCACAGTGGGCCTGGGGCTGGTGCTCTTCCAGCAACTAACAGGGCAGCCCAACGTGCTGTGCTATGCCTCCACCATCTTCGGCTCCGTCGGCTTCCATGGGGGATCCTCAGCTGTGCTGGCCTCTGTGGGGCTTGGCGCAGTGAAGGTGGCAGCTACCCTGACCGCCATGGGGCTGGTGGACCGTGCAGGCCGCAGGGCTCTATTGCTAGCTGGCTGTGCCTTCATGGCCCTGTCCGTCAGCGGCATAGGCCTCGTCAGCTTTGCCGTGCCCATGGACTCAGGCCCAAGCTGCCTGGCTGTGCCCAATGCCACTGGGCAGACGGGCCTCCCTGGAGACTCTGGCCTGCTGAGGGACTCCTCTCTACCTCCCATGCCAAGGAACAATGAGGACCAAAGGGAGCCAATCTTGTCCACTGTTAAGAAAACCAAGTCCTATCCCAGATCTGGAGACCCCTCAGCCCCTCCTCAGCCGGCCCTGAGCTCTGCCCTCCCTGGGCCCCCTCTGCCCACCCAGGGACATGCACTGCTGCGCTGGACCGCGCTACTCTGCCTGATGGTCTTTGTCAGCGCCTTTTCCTTTGGGTTTGGGCCAG TGACCTGGCTTGTTCTCAGCGAGATCTACCCTGTGGAGATACGAGGAAGAGCCTTCGCCTTCTGCAACAGCTTCAACTGGGCAGCCAATCTCTTCATCAGCCTCTCCTTCCTTGATCTCATTG GCACCATCGGCTTGTCCTGGACCTTCCTGCTCTATGGACTGACTGCTGTCCTCGGCCTGGGcttcatctatttatttgttcCTGAAACAAAAGGCCAGTCATTGGCAGAGATAGACCAGCAGTTCCAGAAGAGACG GTTTGCCCCGAGCTTTGGCCACAGGCAGAACTCCACTGGCATCCAGTACAGCCGCATTGAGGTCTCTGCAGCCTCCTGA